In one Alosa alosa isolate M-15738 ecotype Scorff River chromosome 14, AALO_Geno_1.1, whole genome shotgun sequence genomic region, the following are encoded:
- the crtc3 gene encoding CREB-regulated transcription coactivator 3 isoform X4, with translation MESSPYSSVYLSPPPDNNWRREQQPWPEDKRPGFRLMSQLNRTNSDSALHTSAMSPNPQDPFGMNQQMARGPPQRNASVNEAEIDRSGDVFSFPSLPSDDGLMGVNKPMPKQLWEAKKVQSLSSRPKSCEVPGINIFPSPEPSMGLSHYQGSLNTGGSLPDLSNLHFPSPLPTPLDPDDGSCYPNLSGGSSTGNLPAAMMHLGIGNSQGLSSSLSNPSIQASLANSQLHSSLSNPSIHSSLRLSSLTSPPAAGMSSSPRRRPAPISPLTLSPGAEQRRSLGKQMSPTMSPSLSPITQGVPLDTSLPMEPPPPYPLYKQSQQAMQQQQNQNQHQPMQQGRCQGQGGQHQHQQQHQQHQQHHQQQQQQQPVSPLQNLSNLDFSSALQNNMGTFFNDPFMDPQFCGRQKGLNYQQDQFSLLENAMSAMGGGSCFDNASNLYYNQASLMGLSGSHGNLQDPLQMRSNMLYNNCGGGVPNIILTDDSNPNLSKDISNALSAVPECFDSEGGFPLEDELRIEPLSLDGLSMLSDPDMVLPDPSVEDSFRSDRL, from the exons gaCCAACTCCGACTCGGCCCTCCACaccagcgctatgagtcccaacCCACAGGACCCCTTTGGCATGAACCAGCAGATGGCCCGTGGGCCCCCACAGCGCAACG CCAGCGTTAATGAGGCAGAGATAGACAGATCAGGAGATG TGTTCTCCTTCCCCTCGCTGCCCAGCGATGACGGCCTGATGGGCGTCAACAAGCCAATGCCCAAGCAGCTGTGGGAGGCCAAGAAG GTCCAGTCCTTGTCCTCGCGCCCCAAGTCATGTGAAGTGCCTGGAATCAA catattccCCTCCCCGGAGCCCAGCATGGGCCTGTCGCATTACCAGGGCTCCCTGAACACGGGCGGCTCCCTGCCTGACCTGAGCAATCTGCACTTCCCCTCGCCACTGCCCACGCCGCTGGACCCAGACGACGGCAGCTGCTACCCCAACCTGAGCGGAGGCAGCAGCACCGGCAACCTGCCCGCTGCCATGATGCACCTGGGCATCGGCAACTCCCAGG gtCTCTCATCCTCCCTCAGCAACCCCTCCATCCAGGCATCACTCGCCAACTCCCAGCTGCACTCGTCCCTCAGTAATCCCTCCATCCACTCGTCCCTGCGCCTCTCCTCACTGACCAGTCCGCCAGCGGCGGGCATGAGCAGTTCGCCACGGCGACGCCCTGCCCCCATCAGCCCCCTGACGCTGTCGCCGGGCGCGGAGCAGAGGCGGAGTCTGGGCAAGCAGATGTCGCCGACCATGTCGCCATCGCTGTCCCCAAtcacacag GGCGTCCCGTTAGACACCAGCCTCCCCATGGAGCCCCCCCCACCGTACCCCCTCTACAAGCAGTCCCAGCAGgccatgcagcagcagcagaaccaGAACCAGCACCAACCCATGCAGCAAGGCCGGTGTCAGGGCCAGGGTGGccagcatcagcaccagcagcagcaccagcaacaccagcaacaccaccagcagcagcagcagcagcagccagtgTCGCCACTGCAAAACCTGTCCAACCTGGACTTCAGCTCAGCCCTG CAAAATAACATGGGAACATTCTTCAACGATCCCTTCATGGATCCTCAGTTTTGCGGCCGCCAGAAGGGTCTGAATTACCAG CAGGATCAGTTCAGTCTGTTGGAGAATGCCATGAGTGCGATGGGTGGGGGCTCGTGTTTCGACAACGCCTCCAACCTTTACTACAACCAGGCCTCACTGATGGGGCTGAGCGGTAGCCACGGCAACCTGCAGGACCCCCTGCAGATGCGCTCCAACATGCTCTACAATAACTGCGGGGGAGGAGTCCCCAACATCATCCTCACAG acgaCTCCAACCCCAACCTGTCGAAGGACATCAGCAATGCTCTGTCGGCGGTGCCCGAGTGCTTCGACTCGGAGGGCGGCTTCCCCCTGGAGGACGAGCTGCGCATCGAGCCCCTCAGCCTGGACGGTCTGAGCATGCTCAGTGACCCCGACATGGTCCTGCCAGACCCCTCCGTGGAGGACAGTTTCCGTAGCGACAGACTCTGA